In Epinephelus lanceolatus isolate andai-2023 chromosome 16, ASM4190304v1, whole genome shotgun sequence, one DNA window encodes the following:
- the eya3 gene encoding protein phosphatase EYA3 isoform X2, with the protein MSGHPAAEMDDSQELPELPTKKAKLEIDGGLEKEPSNLGDDGSPVAVLVSSEQEGSYSALSSAQLDPGDHERSDADGGAAPQACGGTMNSYAHSATDSTATSEYTQQVYQGSNPAVTSYTSQVAFPPLAQSTVYSAFPQTGQTYGLPPFGAMWPGIKTEAGLPEAPSGGQPGFLSFNAAYTSTQPGQLHYSYPSQGSSFTTSSVYSSIPSATAAATTTSTTAAHQEFSSYNSLGQSQFSQYYALPPSYVPAGLPSSDDHGAAVGVAGYSAVKSEQAASAGLPPRDASPPENLPAGAALPTSVSLPAGARDQDEVGRRNSVGKAKGKGKRSDSSPPTDSDLERIFLWDLDETIIIFHSLLTGSYAQKFGKDPASVLNLGLQMEELIFELADTHLFFNDLEECDQVHVEDVASDDNGQDLSNYNFLADGFNGSSAGTTSGTTTGVQGGVEWMRKLAFRYRRLKEIYNNYKGNVGGLLSPMKRELLLRLQSEIENVTDAWLTTALKSLLLIQSRGKCMNVLVTTTQLVPALAKVLLYGLGDVFPIENIYSATKIGKESCFERIVSRFGKKVTYVVIGDGRDEEFAAKQHNMPFWRISTHGDLVSLHQALELDFL; encoded by the exons ATGTCGGGTCACCCTGCTGCAGAGATGGATGACTCGCAGGAGCTGCCTGAGCTGCCA acaaagAAGGCCAAACTTGAGATAGACGGTGGACTGGAGAAAGAGCCGAG TAATTTAGGTGATGATGGGAGTCCAGTTGCTGTGTTGGTTTCATCAGAGCAGGAAGGCTCTTACTCTGCTCTGTCCTCAGCCCAGCTCGATCCAG GTGATCATGAGCGGTCAGACGCAGATGGAGGAGCAGCACCTCAAGCATGCGGCGGCACCATGAACTCGTATGCACATTCTG CCACAGACTCAACAGCCACATCTGAATACACCCAACAGGTTTATCAAGGAAGCAA ccCAGCAGTGACGTCATACACCAGTCAGGTGGCCTTTCCTCCTCTGGCTCAGTCCACGGTGTACTCAGCCTTCCCCCAGACAGGCCAGACCTACGGCCTCCCCCCCTTTG GTGCTATGTGGCCAGGCATTAAAACAGAGGCAGGGCTGCCTGAGGCACCCTCTGGTGGCCAGCCTGGGTTTCTCAGCTTCAACGCCGCATATACCTCAACCCAGCCAGGCCAGCTGCACTACTCATACCCCAGCCAAG gctccAGCTTCACAACATCCAGTGTCTACTCTAGCATCCCTTCAGCTACGGCGGCTGCCACCACAACCTCCACCACAGCGGCCCACCAG GAATTTAGCAGCTACAACTCTTTGGGACAGAGTCAGTTCTCTCAGTACTACGCTCTGCCTCCCAGCTACGTGCCTGCCGGGCTGCCCAGTAGCGATGACCACGGTGCCGCTGTGGGAGTGGCCGGTTATTCAGCTGTGAAGTCGGAGCAAGCCGCGTCAGCTGGACTCCCTCCCAGAG ATGCGTCCCCACCAGAGAATCTCCCAGCAGGTGCAGCCCTTCCTACGAGCGTGTCTCTCCCCGCCGGAGCCAGAGATCAGGATGAGGTTGGTCGCAGGAACTCTGTTGGCAAAGCGAAAGGAAAGGGCAAGAGGTCTGATAGCTCCCCACCTACTGACAGTGACCTGGAG CGTATTTTTCTGTGGGATCTGGACGAGACCATCATTATATTCCACTCACTGCTCACAGGCTCCTATGCACAGAAGTTTGGCAAG GACCCAGCGTCAGTGCTGAACTTGGGTTtgcagatggaggagctgatctTTGAGCTGGCGGACACTCACCTTTTCTTCAATGACCTGGAG gAATGTGATCAAGTCCATGTTGAGGATGTTGCCTCTGATGACAATGGACAGGATCTGAG TAACTACAACTTCTTGGCGGATGGCTTTAATGGTTCCAGTGCTGGAACGACATCAGGAACCACCACGGGGGTCCAGGGAGGGGTGGAGTGGATGCGGAAACTGGCCTTTCGCTACCGCCGGCTAAAAGAGATCTATAATAACTATAAAGGGAATGTTGGAG GCCTGTTGAGTCCGATGAAAAGGGAGCTGCTTCTCCGGCTTCAGTCTGAGATTGAGAACGTTACAGACGCGTGGCTCACCACGGCCCTCAagtctctgctgctcatccAGTCCAG GGGgaagtgtatgaatgtgttggTCACCACCACTCAGCTAGTCCCTGCACTGGCCAAGGTGCTGCTCTACGGCCTGGGAGACGTGTTCCCCATCGAGAACATCTACAGTGCCACTAAAATAG ggaAAGAGAGTTGCTTTGAGAGGATTGTCTCTCGCTTCGGGAAGAAAGTGACTTATGTGGTGATAGGTGATGGTCGAGATGAGGAGTTTGCAGCAAAACAG caCAATATGCCTTTCTGGCGGATCTCCACTCATGGCGACCTTGTGTCCCTGCACCAAGCGCTGGAACTGGACTTCTTGTAA
- the eya3 gene encoding protein phosphatase EYA3 isoform X3 has translation MSGHPAAEMDDSQELPELPTKKAKLEIDGGLEKEPSNLGDDGSPVAVLVSSEQEGSYSALSSAQLDPGDHERSDADGGAAPQACGGTMNSYAHSATDSTATSEYTQQVYQGSNPAVTSYTSQVAFPPLAQSTVYSAFPQTGQTYGLPPFGSSFTTSSVYSSIPSATAAATTTSTTAAHQEFSSYNSLGQSQFSQYYALPPSYVPAGLPSSDDHGAAVGVAGYSAVKSEQAASAGLPPRDASPPENLPAGAALPTSVSLPAGARDQDEVGRRNSVGKAKGKGKRSDSSPPTDSDLERIFLWDLDETIIIFHSLLTGSYAQKFGKDPASVLNLGLQMEELIFELADTHLFFNDLEECDQVHVEDVASDDNGQDLSNYNFLADGFNGSSAGTTSGTTTGVQGGVEWMRKLAFRYRRLKEIYNNYKGNVGGLLSPMKRELLLRLQSEIENVTDAWLTTALKSLLLIQSRSEQRGKCMNVLVTTTQLVPALAKVLLYGLGDVFPIENIYSATKIGKESCFERIVSRFGKKVTYVVIGDGRDEEFAAKQHNMPFWRISTHGDLVSLHQALELDFL, from the exons ATGTCGGGTCACCCTGCTGCAGAGATGGATGACTCGCAGGAGCTGCCTGAGCTGCCA acaaagAAGGCCAAACTTGAGATAGACGGTGGACTGGAGAAAGAGCCGAG TAATTTAGGTGATGATGGGAGTCCAGTTGCTGTGTTGGTTTCATCAGAGCAGGAAGGCTCTTACTCTGCTCTGTCCTCAGCCCAGCTCGATCCAG GTGATCATGAGCGGTCAGACGCAGATGGAGGAGCAGCACCTCAAGCATGCGGCGGCACCATGAACTCGTATGCACATTCTG CCACAGACTCAACAGCCACATCTGAATACACCCAACAGGTTTATCAAGGAAGCAA ccCAGCAGTGACGTCATACACCAGTCAGGTGGCCTTTCCTCCTCTGGCTCAGTCCACGGTGTACTCAGCCTTCCCCCAGACAGGCCAGACCTACGGCCTCCCCCCCTTTG gctccAGCTTCACAACATCCAGTGTCTACTCTAGCATCCCTTCAGCTACGGCGGCTGCCACCACAACCTCCACCACAGCGGCCCACCAG GAATTTAGCAGCTACAACTCTTTGGGACAGAGTCAGTTCTCTCAGTACTACGCTCTGCCTCCCAGCTACGTGCCTGCCGGGCTGCCCAGTAGCGATGACCACGGTGCCGCTGTGGGAGTGGCCGGTTATTCAGCTGTGAAGTCGGAGCAAGCCGCGTCAGCTGGACTCCCTCCCAGAG ATGCGTCCCCACCAGAGAATCTCCCAGCAGGTGCAGCCCTTCCTACGAGCGTGTCTCTCCCCGCCGGAGCCAGAGATCAGGATGAGGTTGGTCGCAGGAACTCTGTTGGCAAAGCGAAAGGAAAGGGCAAGAGGTCTGATAGCTCCCCACCTACTGACAGTGACCTGGAG CGTATTTTTCTGTGGGATCTGGACGAGACCATCATTATATTCCACTCACTGCTCACAGGCTCCTATGCACAGAAGTTTGGCAAG GACCCAGCGTCAGTGCTGAACTTGGGTTtgcagatggaggagctgatctTTGAGCTGGCGGACACTCACCTTTTCTTCAATGACCTGGAG gAATGTGATCAAGTCCATGTTGAGGATGTTGCCTCTGATGACAATGGACAGGATCTGAG TAACTACAACTTCTTGGCGGATGGCTTTAATGGTTCCAGTGCTGGAACGACATCAGGAACCACCACGGGGGTCCAGGGAGGGGTGGAGTGGATGCGGAAACTGGCCTTTCGCTACCGCCGGCTAAAAGAGATCTATAATAACTATAAAGGGAATGTTGGAG GCCTGTTGAGTCCGATGAAAAGGGAGCTGCTTCTCCGGCTTCAGTCTGAGATTGAGAACGTTACAGACGCGTGGCTCACCACGGCCCTCAagtctctgctgctcatccAGTCCAGGTCTGAGCAGAG GGGgaagtgtatgaatgtgttggTCACCACCACTCAGCTAGTCCCTGCACTGGCCAAGGTGCTGCTCTACGGCCTGGGAGACGTGTTCCCCATCGAGAACATCTACAGTGCCACTAAAATAG ggaAAGAGAGTTGCTTTGAGAGGATTGTCTCTCGCTTCGGGAAGAAAGTGACTTATGTGGTGATAGGTGATGGTCGAGATGAGGAGTTTGCAGCAAAACAG caCAATATGCCTTTCTGGCGGATCTCCACTCATGGCGACCTTGTGTCCCTGCACCAAGCGCTGGAACTGGACTTCTTGTAA
- the eya3 gene encoding protein phosphatase EYA3 isoform X1: MSGHPAAEMDDSQELPELPTKKAKLEIDGGLEKEPSNLGDDGSPVAVLVSSEQEGSYSALSSAQLDPGDHERSDADGGAAPQACGGTMNSYAHSATDSTATSEYTQQVYQGSNPAVTSYTSQVAFPPLAQSTVYSAFPQTGQTYGLPPFGAMWPGIKTEAGLPEAPSGGQPGFLSFNAAYTSTQPGQLHYSYPSQGSSFTTSSVYSSIPSATAAATTTSTTAAHQEFSSYNSLGQSQFSQYYALPPSYVPAGLPSSDDHGAAVGVAGYSAVKSEQAASAGLPPRDASPPENLPAGAALPTSVSLPAGARDQDEVGRRNSVGKAKGKGKRSDSSPPTDSDLERIFLWDLDETIIIFHSLLTGSYAQKFGKDPASVLNLGLQMEELIFELADTHLFFNDLEECDQVHVEDVASDDNGQDLSNYNFLADGFNGSSAGTTSGTTTGVQGGVEWMRKLAFRYRRLKEIYNNYKGNVGGLLSPMKRELLLRLQSEIENVTDAWLTTALKSLLLIQSRSEQRGKCMNVLVTTTQLVPALAKVLLYGLGDVFPIENIYSATKIGKESCFERIVSRFGKKVTYVVIGDGRDEEFAAKQHNMPFWRISTHGDLVSLHQALELDFL; the protein is encoded by the exons ATGTCGGGTCACCCTGCTGCAGAGATGGATGACTCGCAGGAGCTGCCTGAGCTGCCA acaaagAAGGCCAAACTTGAGATAGACGGTGGACTGGAGAAAGAGCCGAG TAATTTAGGTGATGATGGGAGTCCAGTTGCTGTGTTGGTTTCATCAGAGCAGGAAGGCTCTTACTCTGCTCTGTCCTCAGCCCAGCTCGATCCAG GTGATCATGAGCGGTCAGACGCAGATGGAGGAGCAGCACCTCAAGCATGCGGCGGCACCATGAACTCGTATGCACATTCTG CCACAGACTCAACAGCCACATCTGAATACACCCAACAGGTTTATCAAGGAAGCAA ccCAGCAGTGACGTCATACACCAGTCAGGTGGCCTTTCCTCCTCTGGCTCAGTCCACGGTGTACTCAGCCTTCCCCCAGACAGGCCAGACCTACGGCCTCCCCCCCTTTG GTGCTATGTGGCCAGGCATTAAAACAGAGGCAGGGCTGCCTGAGGCACCCTCTGGTGGCCAGCCTGGGTTTCTCAGCTTCAACGCCGCATATACCTCAACCCAGCCAGGCCAGCTGCACTACTCATACCCCAGCCAAG gctccAGCTTCACAACATCCAGTGTCTACTCTAGCATCCCTTCAGCTACGGCGGCTGCCACCACAACCTCCACCACAGCGGCCCACCAG GAATTTAGCAGCTACAACTCTTTGGGACAGAGTCAGTTCTCTCAGTACTACGCTCTGCCTCCCAGCTACGTGCCTGCCGGGCTGCCCAGTAGCGATGACCACGGTGCCGCTGTGGGAGTGGCCGGTTATTCAGCTGTGAAGTCGGAGCAAGCCGCGTCAGCTGGACTCCCTCCCAGAG ATGCGTCCCCACCAGAGAATCTCCCAGCAGGTGCAGCCCTTCCTACGAGCGTGTCTCTCCCCGCCGGAGCCAGAGATCAGGATGAGGTTGGTCGCAGGAACTCTGTTGGCAAAGCGAAAGGAAAGGGCAAGAGGTCTGATAGCTCCCCACCTACTGACAGTGACCTGGAG CGTATTTTTCTGTGGGATCTGGACGAGACCATCATTATATTCCACTCACTGCTCACAGGCTCCTATGCACAGAAGTTTGGCAAG GACCCAGCGTCAGTGCTGAACTTGGGTTtgcagatggaggagctgatctTTGAGCTGGCGGACACTCACCTTTTCTTCAATGACCTGGAG gAATGTGATCAAGTCCATGTTGAGGATGTTGCCTCTGATGACAATGGACAGGATCTGAG TAACTACAACTTCTTGGCGGATGGCTTTAATGGTTCCAGTGCTGGAACGACATCAGGAACCACCACGGGGGTCCAGGGAGGGGTGGAGTGGATGCGGAAACTGGCCTTTCGCTACCGCCGGCTAAAAGAGATCTATAATAACTATAAAGGGAATGTTGGAG GCCTGTTGAGTCCGATGAAAAGGGAGCTGCTTCTCCGGCTTCAGTCTGAGATTGAGAACGTTACAGACGCGTGGCTCACCACGGCCCTCAagtctctgctgctcatccAGTCCAGGTCTGAGCAGAG GGGgaagtgtatgaatgtgttggTCACCACCACTCAGCTAGTCCCTGCACTGGCCAAGGTGCTGCTCTACGGCCTGGGAGACGTGTTCCCCATCGAGAACATCTACAGTGCCACTAAAATAG ggaAAGAGAGTTGCTTTGAGAGGATTGTCTCTCGCTTCGGGAAGAAAGTGACTTATGTGGTGATAGGTGATGGTCGAGATGAGGAGTTTGCAGCAAAACAG caCAATATGCCTTTCTGGCGGATCTCCACTCATGGCGACCTTGTGTCCCTGCACCAAGCGCTGGAACTGGACTTCTTGTAA
- the LOC117263821 gene encoding XK-related protein 8-like gives MGVFKYSPVDFVFILCGLVFLLLDIGLDIWAAVVFYQEKAYWSLGILLLLLIGSSILVQAYSWLWYSYEEFKRQTKVENCLSPSQLRLLHVFQLGIYFRHAGVVEISLCNSYSEVDDPEGTAVFLSHDLSMLRLIETFSESAPQLVLMLTIIMQRGELDPVTVLKALGSASAIAFSVTMYHRSLRSFLPDKQKQQMISSLVYFLWNLFLITSRLTALALFASVLPCFIFSHFLCSWMVLFFFVWRAKTEFMDSACGEWLYRATVGLIWYFDWLNVVEGRTRYRTLLYHGYILVDISFLCGLWCWKMSTEPPYFEIPPLYAVITAVSVVGVYILGLFFKMIYYKYSHPSLAKEELKGDTAEKSRVGQGPTRTPFPEDETDFPISSLEDLDVEKEITYRSWPSPPAPVTKRCNKRMKKLAENFYA, from the exons ATGGGTGTGTTCAAGTACTCCCCCGTGGACTTCGTCTTTATTCTTTGTGGACTAGTGTTCTTGCTGCTTGACATAGGGCTGGATATATGGGCAGCTGTGGTTTTCTACCAAGAAAAAGCCTACTGGAGCCTTGgcatcctgctgctgcttctcatCGGCTCGTCCATTCTTGTTCAGGCCTACAGCTGGCTGTGGTACAGCTACGAGGAATTTAAGAGGCAGACAAAGGTTGAAAATTGCCTGAGCCCGAGCCAGCTCAGGCTGCTTCATGTTTTCCAGCTGGGGATCTACTTCAG GCATGCAGGTGTCGTGGAGATCTCCTTATGCAACTCCTACTCAGAGGTCGATGACCCCGAGGGTACAGCAGTGTTCCTGAGCCACGACCTGAGCATGCTGCGGCTCATAGAGACGTTTTCGGAGAGTGCCCCTCAGCTTGTCCTCATGCTCACTATCATTATGCAGCGGGGCGAGCTTGACCCTGTGACAG tgTTAAAGGCCCTTGGGTCAGCCTCAGCCATCGCCTTCAGTGTGACCATGTACCACCGCTCCCTGCGCTCCTTTCTGCCTGACAAACAGAAACAGCAGATGATCTCCTCGTTAGTCTACTTCCTCTGGAACCTGTTCCTCATTACGTCTCGTCTAACCGCCCTCGCCCTCTTCGCCTCCGTGCTGCCCTGCTTCATCTTCTCCCACTTCTTGTGCTCTTGGATGGTGTTATTCTTTTTCGTCTGGAGAGCCAAGACGGAATTCATGGACAGTGCTTGTGGAGAATGGCTTTACAGAGCCACTGTGGGCCTCATCTGGTATTTCGACTGGCTTAATGTGGTCGAGGGGAGGACGAGGTACAGGACTCTGCTCTATCATGGCTACATACTGGTTGACATTTCCTTCCTCTGTGGTCTGTGGTGCTGGAAGATGAGCACAGAACCGCCTTATTTTGAAATCCCACCCCTGTATGCTGTcatcacagcagtcagtgttgTTGGGGTTTACATCCTTGGCCTCTTTTTTAAGATGATATATTATAAGTACAGCCATCCAAGCCTGGCAAAGGAGGAGCTAAAAGGGGACACTGCAGAAAAGTCCAGAGTTGGACAGGGACCTACTAGGACTCCATTCCCTGAAGATGAGACAGACTTTCCTATATCCTCATTGGAAGATTTAGACGTGGAGAAGGAGATTACATATCGTAGCTGGCCAAGCCCACCTGCACCGGTCACTAAACGCTGCAATAAAAGAATGAAGAAGTTGGCTGAGAACTTCTACGCCTGA